The Atribacterota bacterium genome contains the following window.
CGGGAGTCCCCTTTTTCAGTATCAGTGGATCCGATTTTGTAGAAATGTTTGTGGGTGTGGGCGCTGCCCGAGTGCGAGACCTGTTTACCACAGCGAAAAGGAATGCCCCCTGTATTGTCTTTGTGGACGAACTGGATGCTGTGGGTAGGCACCGAGGGGCAGGGTTAGGTGGGGGTCATGATGAGCGAGAACAGACTTTGAATCAGCTTCTGGTGGAGATGGATGGGTTTGACCCCAATCAGGGAGTGATTCTGATTGCTGCCACGAACCGTCCTGACATTCTGGACCCGGCACTTTTGCGTCCCGGTCGATTTGACCGGCGTATTGCCGTTCCCCAGCCGGACGTGGTGGGAAGAGAAGCGATTTTAAAAGTGCACGTTCGGGGAAAACCTCTGGGAAAAGATGTGGACCTTAAGGTTCTGGCTCGTCGCACTCCGGGTTTTGTCGGTTCGGATCTTGCGAACCTGGTGAACGAAGCGGCGTTGTTGGCGGCAAGGAAAGGGAAAAACGTTATCGAAATGGAAGAGTTTGAAGAAGCCATTGATAAAGTTATCGCTGGTCCAGAGCGGAAACACGTGATCATCAGTGATCGAGAGAAGAAAATCATTGCCTACCATGAAGCTGGACATGCCCTGGTGGCCCGGGTTTTGCCCAATAGCGACCCGGTTCACAAGATTTCCATTATTCCGCGGGGTGGGGTTGCGCTTGGGTATACGTTGCAACTTCCCACTGAAGACCGATATCTCATGAGTAAGCAGGAATTGCTCTCTCGGCTTACCATCCTTTTGGGAGGTCGGGTCGCTGAAGAAATCGTTTTTAAAGACGTCACCACTGGAGCACATGATGACTTAAAGAAAGCTACCGAAATCGCTCGAGAAATGGTTTGTGAGTACGGCATGAGCGAGATTCTGGGTCCCTTAACGCTGGGAAGAAAACACAAGGAGGTTTTTCTGGGAAGGGATATTGCCGAAGACCGCAATTACAGTGAAGAGATTGCCTATGCGATTGATAAAGA
Protein-coding sequences here:
- the ftsH gene encoding ATP-dependent zinc metalloprotease FtsH is translated as MNGYPSGKFYRNLGFYLLFLIIVISLATSLMQRETPPQIFTYSQFLDAVQRGVVERVVIADQSVAGEMRDGSRFTTYVPNDPDLIKVLREKHVEIEVKPPAEPSWWARVLSSLFPTILLIVVWIFLLQQLQGGGSKVTSFVKSRAKMVDPEKVKITFEDVAGIEEVKEELKEVVDFLKNPRKFQKTGARIPRGVLLYGPPGTGKTLLAKAIAGEAGVPFFSISGSDFVEMFVGVGAARVRDLFTTAKRNAPCIVFVDELDAVGRHRGAGLGGGHDEREQTLNQLLVEMDGFDPNQGVILIAATNRPDILDPALLRPGRFDRRIAVPQPDVVGREAILKVHVRGKPLGKDVDLKVLARRTPGFVGSDLANLVNEAALLAARKGKNVIEMEEFEEAIDKVIAGPERKHVIISDREKKIIAYHEAGHALVARVLPNSDPVHKISIIPRGGVALGYTLQLPTEDRYLMSKQELLSRLTILLGGRVAEEIVFKDVTTGAHDDLKKATEIAREMVCEYGMSEILGPLTLGRKHKEVFLGRDIAEDRNYSEEIAYAIDKEVRAIIDQAYEQAKDIILKHREKLDALAMKLIEKEVLNREEIDEVLGFEAVLDEESSAARSENEEEGGEKHDES